The Corylus avellana chromosome ca11, CavTom2PMs-1.0 genome contains the following window.
AGCCCTCCTCAGGAGTTGCTTTTAGTGTCCACGAGCTGGAGTTTTTTCTTGTATCCCACAGATGGATTCCACAATTTTGGGTGCTAAACATTACCATCTGACTGAAACAACTATCAGCAGAGTAGTTTAGAAGGCTGAGTATGGCACCTTCCTTGATATCCTTCTTTTTTACATCAGCAATACCTGAATACTTCTCAACAACATTGCCAAGACCTCTCGAAATGTAATCAACAGAAAATATATGTATCATGCCATCACATGCTCCAACAATAACTTGAGCAGAGCCCCGAAGCATTGCAGCACACAGTGCCCGGCTTCCCTCCAAGTGATAAGTTAGCCTCGACCTAAATGAGATGTCCTTTTCCAACTTTCTCGAATCCCAAACCTTGACAGTGGAATCATCAGATGCACTCACAAAAAAGCTATGATCGGTTGTTACAGCTATGTCATTAACTGCAGCGCAATGCTCCTGAAGGTGTGCAACCAACACCCCACGTGGCCTCCAAACCGAATCTGGAATTGATGATGTCCGTGCAAAAGCTGGCAGTCCAATTAGATCAGTTGAAGTGGAGGCATCTTCCACAGTAATAGAACTGCTTTTCAGCATGCCAGATGATCCAATCTCTTGAGATTTGGTATTGGCATAGGCCATTTGATCATTGTCATTGCCATCAGGCTCATGCACCACTCTATGGAACTGTTTAGAACCATTGCTGATGCTGAATGAGCCTGAAACAAGCTTAGGTGCTGGAACTGAACTTGCCAAGCTAAATGATTTATTTACAGGATCCATCCAAGGTATGGATGATGAACCAATTCCTGGGGAATTTGCTTGTAATGGAGAATCAGACGCGGCAGGAGGAATTCCAACTGCCCGCCTGTCCAAGCTAAAGGAGTACAACGGAATGCCTTCTGATGATTTATCGCACATAAAACTACTCACACCATTAACCTGTGGCGACATAAAGCCTGAGAATTTTAGCTTTTCTGAGCATAGGGGATCACGAATATCAACTGTGCTAGCAGCATTACGCATAAAATTTCCCATACCTCTCAACTTGGCCTCACCATCATCAGATTCACTTAACTCTGGCTGTTGCAATGCCTTGTCTACAGGTGTTTGAGCCTCAGGAGTTTGTTGGTTATCTGGCCAGTTCTTAATTGACCCTCTATTGAGTAAATCCATGCTTTCCCATTGTTTAGAATTTGGTGCTATCTTGTACCATATCTTTCTCTGTCTCGCCAACATATCCGAACTCCTGGCATTTTCTAAGACTTGATAATATTCCTGTCTTGTGGCTGGAGGATTTAAACATGAAAGGAGAGCCTTCTCAGAAGCTAAAGATGCTGGTTGTCTACGGAGGAAAGGCCGTATAAATGGGGCAAGGAAAACATAAGAATCTACTGCACCTAAGCTCTCACTGCTAGCAGCAATGAAAGTGACAGCTGACCTTCGTACCCACTGACTGGGATAACATAACAACGGAAATGCTCGTTCTATCATCTCCAGCAGTATCCTCTTCCGTAAGAAACCCCTTCTACACAAAACAGCCAAGCATTCAAAAGCATTGACAATTACAGCCTCAGTTGCATCACTTAAAGCCTGCTCAATGTAAGGTAAAAGATATTCCTCCACACTTCTTTGTCCCACAAAAAAACATACATACACAATTTGCCCAAAGAACACTGCCCTTAGCTGCTCATCTCGATCATTAAGAAAAGCAGGTAAGATGGGCAACAGAAAGTCATTACTCTGTCTCTGGCCAAAGAAGCAGCATAGATTGCCAATGTCCCGTAGGAGTGCTCTCCTGATATTTGGTGTCTGCTTTGGACTCATAACAAGCTCTTGAACGACCTCTGCAATGGACTTCCTCAGCTGTGCTAGTTGTGCATCACTATTTATCCTTTGAAGTCGTTCAGACGTCTCATTGGATGATGCCAATGGCTTCTGTGCTAGAGTCAATTCATCAAGGACCCCCGCCTCACTCATGCTTATTGAGTGAATCAAGAATCCATAAGCAGTTAGTGCCAGCTTAGCAATATTGCTGGCATAACAAATTCTTACACTTTCCTCTGGATCATCAGGAAGCATGGAAAGCATTGGAAAAATATACACTGGAAAAATTTTTGCATCACTGGGAGGAAAATCTCGAACTAAAGGCAGGATGTCACACAAAGTCTCCAAGGCAGCACAACGCACAATTGCTGCTGGATCTGAAAGCATTGCAATAACATATGGAAGCACTCGCTGCAACCGATCTTCGTCATCAATATATAGTGCAGAAGACTTGAGCAAAAGAACAGCCGCCCTCCTCAAATGAGGCAACTTGACATTTCGTATACAGGAGCAAAGAAGAGAAGCGATCAGAACCATACCTTCACATCTCATAT
Protein-coding sequences here:
- the LOC132165371 gene encoding serine/threonine-protein kinase VPS15 isoform X1, translating into MGNKIARTTQVSASEYYLHDLPSSYNLVLKEVLGRGRFLKSILCKHDEGLVLVKVYFKRGDSIDLREYERRLFQIKEIFRSLDNPHVWPFQFWQETDKAAYLLRQYFFNNLHDRLSTRPFLSPVEKKWLAFQLLLAVKQSHEKGVCHGDIKCENVLVTSWNWLYLADFASFKPTYIPYDDPSDFSFFFDTGGRRLCYLAPERFYEHGGEMQVAQDATLRPSMDIFAVGCVIAELFLEGQPLFELSQLLAYRRGQYDPSQHLEKIPDSGVRKMILHMIQLEPESRLSAESYLQEYAAVVFPSYFSPFLHNFYCYLNPRHSDVRVALCQRVFQEILKQMMNNRSSEDTGTGLATPSKSTSGELSQEMVAKQNVSLTKDSLRKKEQTEKGLIHDQFELIGDLNTLLRDVKPNNHYPDAKPMLEDAPDSAFSPSLKSYGIQSPGDLLQTISNAFRRNDHPFLKKITMNDLNTLMSEYDSQSDTFGMPFLPLPEDNMRCEGMVLIASLLCSCIRNVKLPHLRRAAVLLLKSSALYIDDEDRLQRVLPYVIAMLSDPAAIVRCAALETLCDILPLVRDFPPSDAKIFPVYIFPMLSMLPDDPEESVRICYASNIAKLALTAYGFLIHSISMSEAGVLDELTLAQKPLASSNETSERLQRINSDAQLAQLRKSIAEVVQELVMSPKQTPNIRRALLRDIGNLCCFFGQRQSNDFLLPILPAFLNDRDEQLRAVFFGQIVYVCFFVGQRSVEEYLLPYIEQALSDATEAVIVNAFECLAVLCRRGFLRKRILLEMIERAFPLLCYPSQWVRRSAVTFIAASSESLGAVDSYVFLAPFIRPFLRRQPASLASEKALLSCLNPPATRQEYYQVLENARSSDMLARQRKIWYKIAPNSKQWESMDLLNRGSIKNWPDNQQTPEAQTPVDKALQQPELSESDDGEAKLRGMGNFMRNAASTVDIRDPLCSEKLKFSGFMSPQVNGVSSFMCDKSSEGIPLYSFSLDRRAVGIPPAASDSPLQANSPGIGSSSIPWMDPVNKSFSLASSVPAPKLVSGSFSISNGSKQFHRVVHEPDGNDNDQMAYANTKSQEIGSSGMLKSSSITVEDASTSTDLIGLPAFARTSSIPDSVWRPRGVLVAHLQEHCAAVNDIAVTTDHSFFVSASDDSTVKVWDSRKLEKDISFRSRLTYHLEGSRALCAAMLRGSAQVIVGACDGMIHIFSVDYISRGLGNVVEKYSGIADVKKKDIKEGAILSLLNYSADSCFSQMVMFSTQNCGIHLWDTRKNSSSWTLKATPEEGYVSSLVTGPCGNWFVSGSSRGVLTLWDLRFLVPVNSWHYSLPCPIEKMCPFIPPSNASLPTTARPLIYVAAGCNEVSLWNAENGSCHQVLRVANYDTDAEMYDGPWALARPSSKSNSKPDPRRNVNPRYRVNELNEPPSRLLGIRSLLPLPGGDLLTGGTDLKIRRWNHYSPDQTYCICGPNLNGVGNDDFYEARSSFGVQVVQETRRRPLTTKLTAKAVLAAAATDSAGCHRDSILSLASVKLNQRLLISGSRDGALKVWK
- the LOC132165371 gene encoding serine/threonine-protein kinase VPS15 isoform X2 gives rise to the protein MGNKIARTTQVSASEYYLHDLPSSYNLVLKEVLGRGRFLKSILCKHDEGLVLVKVYFKRGDSIDLREYERRLFQIKEIFRSLDNPHVWPFQFWQETDKAAYLLRQYFFNNLHDRLSTRPFLSPVEKKWLAFQLLLAVKQSHEKGVCHGDIKCENVLVTSWNWLYLADFASFKPTYIPYDDPSDFSFFFDTGGRRLCYLAPERFYEHGGEMQVAQDATLRPSMDIFAVGCVIAELFLEGQPLFELSQLLAYRRGQYDPSQHLEKIPDSGVRKMILHMIQLEPESRLSAESYLQEYAAVVFPSYFSPFLHNFYCYLNPRHSDVALCQRVFQEILKQMMNNRSSEDTGTGLATPSKSTSGELSQEMVAKQNVSLTKDSLRKKEQTEKGLIHDQFELIGDLNTLLRDVKPNNHYPDAKPMLEDAPDSAFSPSLKSYGIQSPGDLLQTISNAFRRNDHPFLKKITMNDLNTLMSEYDSQSDTFGMPFLPLPEDNMRCEGMVLIASLLCSCIRNVKLPHLRRAAVLLLKSSALYIDDEDRLQRVLPYVIAMLSDPAAIVRCAALETLCDILPLVRDFPPSDAKIFPVYIFPMLSMLPDDPEESVRICYASNIAKLALTAYGFLIHSISMSEAGVLDELTLAQKPLASSNETSERLQRINSDAQLAQLRKSIAEVVQELVMSPKQTPNIRRALLRDIGNLCCFFGQRQSNDFLLPILPAFLNDRDEQLRAVFFGQIVYVCFFVGQRSVEEYLLPYIEQALSDATEAVIVNAFECLAVLCRRGFLRKRILLEMIERAFPLLCYPSQWVRRSAVTFIAASSESLGAVDSYVFLAPFIRPFLRRQPASLASEKALLSCLNPPATRQEYYQVLENARSSDMLARQRKIWYKIAPNSKQWESMDLLNRGSIKNWPDNQQTPEAQTPVDKALQQPELSESDDGEAKLRGMGNFMRNAASTVDIRDPLCSEKLKFSGFMSPQVNGVSSFMCDKSSEGIPLYSFSLDRRAVGIPPAASDSPLQANSPGIGSSSIPWMDPVNKSFSLASSVPAPKLVSGSFSISNGSKQFHRVVHEPDGNDNDQMAYANTKSQEIGSSGMLKSSSITVEDASTSTDLIGLPAFARTSSIPDSVWRPRGVLVAHLQEHCAAVNDIAVTTDHSFFVSASDDSTVKVWDSRKLEKDISFRSRLTYHLEGSRALCAAMLRGSAQVIVGACDGMIHIFSVDYISRGLGNVVEKYSGIADVKKKDIKEGAILSLLNYSADSCFSQMVMFSTQNCGIHLWDTRKNSSSWTLKATPEEGYVSSLVTGPCGNWFVSGSSRGVLTLWDLRFLVPVNSWHYSLPCPIEKMCPFIPPSNASLPTTARPLIYVAAGCNEVSLWNAENGSCHQVLRVANYDTDAEMYDGPWALARPSSKSNSKPDPRRNVNPRYRVNELNEPPSRLLGIRSLLPLPGGDLLTGGTDLKIRRWNHYSPDQTYCICGPNLNGVGNDDFYEARSSFGVQVVQETRRRPLTTKLTAKAVLAAAATDSAGCHRDSILSLASVKLNQRLLISGSRDGALKVWK